The following proteins come from a genomic window of Nostoc sp. TCL26-01:
- a CDS encoding DUF11 domain-containing protein, whose product MKSVVIVTVGVLAIAATSYVPGVVSGRAVAQNNRSQPQLQLRLEAEKQVLQKDNQGKQKVSWQALTGKAVVKPGDVLRYTLNGENKSDRPINNLVLNQPIPKGMVYVLKSANTTNQNSKITYSIDGGRSFAENPTVKVTLPNGTVDIKPAPANAYTHIRLQLPSLAAKTIVKATYQTQIR is encoded by the coding sequence ATGAAGAGTGTTGTTATTGTTACCGTAGGAGTCTTGGCGATCGCTGCTACTAGTTATGTACCAGGGGTTGTTTCTGGCAGGGCTGTTGCTCAGAATAATCGTAGTCAACCACAATTGCAATTGCGTCTAGAAGCGGAAAAACAAGTCTTACAAAAAGATAATCAGGGTAAGCAAAAGGTTTCATGGCAAGCACTGACAGGTAAAGCAGTAGTCAAACCAGGTGATGTATTAAGGTATACATTGAATGGAGAAAATAAGAGCGATCGCCCAATTAATAATCTCGTACTCAATCAACCCATCCCCAAAGGAATGGTTTATGTATTGAAATCTGCCAACACTACAAACCAAAACAGTAAGATTACTTATAGCATCGACGGCGGACGTAGTTTTGCAGAAAATCCCACCGTTAAAGTTACTCTCCCCAATGGCACAGTTGATATTAAACCAGCACCAGCTAACGCTTATACTCACATTCGCTTACAACTTCCATCACTAGCAGCGAAGACGATAGTTAAGGCGACATATCAAACTCAGATTCGTTAG